DNA from Mucilaginibacter mallensis:
CAATATTAATTATTGAACCATGAGAGCTTTCCAACCTATCAAGAAAAAGCTGGCTCAGCATTAAAGGGCCTGTTAAATTAACATTCAACGTTTGGTTCCAGTCGTCAATTTTAACTTCAGACAAGCTGCTCAATATTTGTACCGCTGCATTATTTATTAAAAGGAACAGCTCCGGGATCTCTTTATTTAAGATATCTTCCATGTGAACCTTATAAGCAGGCTCAGCACAATACCTGTGAAGATCAAACCGGATAAACTTTTCACAGTATGGTGAAGGCTGATCTACCAGATCAAGCCCCACCACGCGGTAATTACTTTCATTAAATGTGCGTGCCAACTGGCTGCCAATTCCGCCAAGTACGCCTGTTATTAATACCGTTTTTCTGTTATCCATTCAAATTATTTAATTTCAAGAAAGCCAAATAATAAATCAATTGCTTTTAAACTTGCACGTATTACTGCTTCCCTGGTATTTGAGCCGTTGTGGGTTCCCAGAATACATTGCTCAAAACTACGTAAAGGACTGTCCATAGGCAGAGGTTCTGTTTCAAAAACATCCAAACCTGCAGACCGCACTTTGCCCGACGTTAATGCTGCTGTTAAAGCAGTTTCATCAATTAAGCCGCCGCGCGATACGTTTATTACTATTACGCCGTCTTTCATCTTAGCGATGCTCTCAGCATTTATTAAATGAAAATTTGATGGTGTTAATGCACAGGTAAGTAAAACAAAGTCTGCCTGTTCCAGCTTGTCAGGAAAAGCTAATATTTCGTCAACATTAGCTTCAGCAGCTGTTAGTTTCGTAAACGGATCGTAAGCATTTATTTTTACGCCAAATGCTTTAAGCCTGCGTGCCGTAGCTAAACCAATATCACCTACACCTATAAGGGCTACAGTTTTTCCATCAAGAGACATACCTGCCGGTTTTATCCAATTACCAGCACGTACTTCCCTGTCAACACGATAGCTTTCACGGGCCAAACCGGTAAAATATGCCAGCGCCATATCGGCAACTTCGTTACCAAACATGCGTGGTGTGTTTGAAATAGGTATGCCTAATTTTTCGCATGCCTTAAAGTCAACATTATCAACTCCAACACCCCATTTTACCGCAACTCTTAGCTTGCCGTTTTTACCGGCAGTAAAAACTTTTTCCGTTGCAGGGTCATCACCTATAATCCAGGCGTCTACTGTGGGTACAATTTCAATAAGTTCTTCTTCAGAAAGTGTTTGTACAACGTTTGGAGTTACCAGTTCAATACCCTTTTCATCAAAAATATATCTTAGCTGATCAATAGCCCTTAACATTGGCGGGCATGTTATTAAAACTTTCATGCTTATAATTTATGTATTTGTTTGTATAGCAATTCTGCCATAATAAAATTCAATTCCACATCAATATCCTGTGCTTCCTGCTCAGCTATTTCATACAAAAAAGGCCTGTCACCAATACGATTATGTTTTCTTTCGAGTATAGCTTTTGTAAAGATGTACATGCAGGAGTTTTCCTCAAAAACAGGCGGAAGATCCTGGGTACGTAACAAAATATTAGGATTATGATTAAGGGGCCTTGCCAAACCATCCCAATACCTTACTTGCTTGCGTGTAACCGAAAACAAAGAATCGTACATTGGATATACTTCAAAAAATTTCTTTATACCTGCTTCTATTGTAGCCGATGAAAGTATTGGATTTGTACTATGTGTTTGTAAATAAAATTCTGACGGCACCTGGTTTATTGTATTCATTAATACATCATTCATCGGTATACCGCCATCACGCAAATGTTCAGGCCTTTCTAACACCAATACATCCGGAAAATATTTATTGCTTTGCTCAATAACAATAGGGCTATCGGTATCAATAACTACCTTATCAATTAATGAGCAGTCAAGCAAAGAGCTTACTATGTGATGAAATAATGGTTTTCCGGCAAAGTCGCGGTAATTTTTCCCAGGCACTCTCTCGCTGGAATGGCGCATTGGTACAATTGCGGTTAATTTATAAGCAGACATTTTTTTATTATTTATTACGTTAATTTCCTGATCAGGAGGAGTAAATTATTTTTTCTCCTAATTCATTACTTGTATTTTGCTCTTTCTTTTTAAATAGCTTGTCTTTAAAGTCATTAGGGTAATAGAATCTCATTCTAAGGGTTTCATCCGGCTGAAACTTTTGGCGATAACCCTGGTAAGTGCCCCAAAACTGAAGTACTCTGAATGCGACTATTGAACTTAACTCTTTAAAAAACTTACCATCATGCAAAGCATGGATAGAATCAGCCCAAACATTCCCTACTGATAACCTTATAAAGCTAAAAAAGGTAAACCTTTCATTAGGATAGATGTTTTTTAAGGCAATTGCCTCGCGTCTGTACCGGTTCCTGATCCTTGATACAGATTCCTCATGTACGTGTACAATTGTGGCAGATGATTCGTATGCAACTGAATAACCTTTTTTCATAATCCGCGTAGCCCAATCTAAATCTTCAAGGCCTGTTAATTGTTCGTCATAAGGCTGTTCCTCCCACAGTGATTTCCTGATAACCGCATTGGCATTATTGCAAAAAGGGATCCTTTGATCATAATTAGAAACCGAGGGAAACCATTTTTTAAATAATTGTTCTTCAGAATATTTAGTAATTTCATTACCAACCTGCCTGCCGTAAACCAATGCTACCCTTTCCTTTTCAAAAGGCGCTATCATTTTCTCAACCCAATCAGTGTACAACGGATAAACGTGTGCACTGGCAAAAAGCAAATATTTGCCGCTTGCAGCCTGGCAACCTATATTTAAAGCTCTGCCGAAAGAAAAGTCCTCAGGTTTGATGTTTACTACTTTCACTCCGGCATTACGTGCAATTTCAGCTGTTAAATCTGTTGAACCAGAATCTACCAATATTAATTCTAATTGGGGATACAGCGTTTGCTTACCTATACCTTCAAGTAATCTACCAATATGCTTTTCTTCATTAAATGACCGGATGATTATGCTGCATTTAGGTATCATAAATTAATATTCAAAATAATTGTTCCTTTGCCAATTAAACTTTTATTTAACTATTATTGTTCATCTAAAGCTTCCTTTAACACTTCCAGATATTTAGAGCCGTTTTTCCAATCAGGTTCCATATAGTTTCCTTCAGCCCACTCATTCCATGATTTTATAAAAATAAAATTACTATCATCTGGCTTGTGAGAAACTCTATTCAATACTTCTTTAACATGTTGTTTAAATAATTCGGGGGTGGAATCTTTTAATATCACTGCTTTTTTTCCTAATCTAGGAGTAGTATCCCACCCCGGCACAATACATGGGTATTCATTGTGCTGATACTCACCAGGCTTTAAAAAAGTTTTTATTGCGTCTTTGTAATTATAAACTTTTAAACCCGGAGCAATTTTCTTTATCTTATGATATATAAATCGTAAATACTTATTAGTAATTAAATCTGTATCCCCATACTCAATTTCTCTATGCCGGGGGAAAGCCAATCCGTCTAAACCATATTTCTCACGATCAGCAGGCTTTACATTTTCTCCAATAAAATGGATTCCATCAAAACCTTCTTTAATGGCTAAGTTACGCCAAAAATCCAATACTTTTTTACAGTCGGGTATATCCTGCGCTTTATAAATATACAACAAGGGCTTATTGCCAAGTTTTATATACCTTTTATCTTTAAAAGCTTTAAGTAAATAATCAAAGTGTTCCTGATGGTCTTTTAAATCGCCATATGTTTGTTCTACTAGGGTTTGATTCTTAGCACCGAAAAAAACACCTTTCCATGAATGATTAGCCCAGCCCAAACAAAATGGGAAGTCGGGCTTTCCTGATTCTAAAACTTCATTAAAGGGACGTTCAAGTAATCTTTTTCCATTACCTAACCAATAATGCCAATAGCAAAATCCCTCAACGCCATATTTCGCGGCTATTTCAGCCTGTGCAATTCTGGATTCTTCCAGGCGAAGATCATAAAACCCTAATTCGCCGGGTATTTTAGGCTGTTCATGCCCTTTAAATAAAGGCTTAGCGCTGGCAACAG
Protein-coding regions in this window:
- a CDS encoding SDR family NAD(P)-dependent oxidoreductase, with product MDNRKTVLITGVLGGIGSQLARTFNESNYRVVGLDLVDQPSPYCEKFIRFDLHRYCAEPAYKVHMEDILNKEIPELFLLINNAAVQILSSLSEVKIDDWNQTLNVNLTGPLMLSQLFLDRLESSHGSIINIASIHHQLTKKRFLAYATSKSALVGLTKALSVDLQGRVRVNSISPAAIDTQMLRDGFNNDEAKVRMLNELHPSQRIGKPQEVSQLALLLAEDKLGFINGANLNIDGGISNVLKDLD
- a CDS encoding phosphoglycerate dehydrogenase, with the translated sequence MKVLITCPPMLRAIDQLRYIFDEKGIELVTPNVVQTLSEEELIEIVPTVDAWIIGDDPATEKVFTAGKNGKLRVAVKWGVGVDNVDFKACEKLGIPISNTPRMFGNEVADMALAYFTGLARESYRVDREVRAGNWIKPAGMSLDGKTVALIGVGDIGLATARRLKAFGVKINAYDPFTKLTAAEANVDEILAFPDKLEQADFVLLTCALTPSNFHLINAESIAKMKDGVIVINVSRGGLIDETALTAALTSGKVRSAGLDVFETEPLPMDSPLRSFEQCILGTHNGSNTREAVIRASLKAIDLLFGFLEIK
- a CDS encoding acylneuraminate cytidylyltransferase family protein — encoded protein: MSAYKLTAIVPMRHSSERVPGKNYRDFAGKPLFHHIVSSLLDCSLIDKVVIDTDSPIVIEQSNKYFPDVLVLERPEHLRDGGIPMNDVLMNTINQVPSEFYLQTHSTNPILSSATIEAGIKKFFEVYPMYDSLFSVTRKQVRYWDGLARPLNHNPNILLRTQDLPPVFEENSCMYIFTKAILERKHNRIGDRPFLYEIAEQEAQDIDVELNFIMAELLYKQIHKL
- a CDS encoding glycosyltransferase family 2 protein, with translation MIPKCSIIIRSFNEEKHIGRLLEGIGKQTLYPQLELILVDSGSTDLTAEIARNAGVKVVNIKPEDFSFGRALNIGCQAASGKYLLFASAHVYPLYTDWVEKMIAPFEKERVALVYGRQVGNEITKYSEEQLFKKWFPSVSNYDQRIPFCNNANAVIRKSLWEEQPYDEQLTGLEDLDWATRIMKKGYSVAYESSATIVHVHEESVSRIRNRYRREAIALKNIYPNERFTFFSFIRLSVGNVWADSIHALHDGKFFKELSSIVAFRVLQFWGTYQGYRQKFQPDETLRMRFYYPNDFKDKLFKKKEQNTSNELGEKIIYSS
- a CDS encoding glycosyltransferase WbsX family protein, translated to MVKTSTSSTPKPRILAYYLPQYHPIQENDEWWGKGFTEWVSVASAKPLFKGHEQPKIPGELGFYDLRLEESRIAQAEIAAKYGVEGFCYWHYWLGNGKRLLERPFNEVLESGKPDFPFCLGWANHSWKGVFFGAKNQTLVEQTYGDLKDHQEHFDYLLKAFKDKRYIKLGNKPLLYIYKAQDIPDCKKVLDFWRNLAIKEGFDGIHFIGENVKPADREKYGLDGLAFPRHREIEYGDTDLITNKYLRFIYHKIKKIAPGLKVYNYKDAIKTFLKPGEYQHNEYPCIVPGWDTTPRLGKKAVILKDSTPELFKQHVKEVLNRVSHKPDDSNFIFIKSWNEWAEGNYMEPDWKNGSKYLEVLKEALDEQ